In Sebastes fasciatus isolate fSebFas1 chromosome 15, fSebFas1.pri, whole genome shotgun sequence, a genomic segment contains:
- the rab32b gene encoding ras-related protein Rab-32: MSLSMQVDHNMGRSSVSICTDKLFKVLVIGDVGVGKSSIILRYVNKRFNETYKASIGVDFSLKTIEWDAKTVVRLQLWDIGGQERFKKMTRVFYKEAMGAVVVFDITNSSTLEAASEWKQDLDSKVCLDSGRPVPAVLLANKCDMAGRDRDLVSSLDSFCKDNSFMGWFETSAKDNINIDEAGALLVKQMMLCDTGLSNEEHRWDGIKVNQAPEESQSQALCCWGPRL; encoded by the exons ATGTCTCTATCTATGCAGGTTGACCACAACATGGGAAGAAGTTCAGTGTCGATTTGTACAGACAAGCTGTTTAAAGTTTTGGTCATTGGGGATGTAGGCGTTGGGAAAAGCAGCATTATCTTGCGTTATGTTAATAAACGCTTTAATGAAACATATAAAGCATCTATTGGAGTTGACTTTTCTCTAAAAACCATTGAATGGGATGCCAAGACAGTGGTGAGACTGCAGCTTTGGGATATTGGAG GCCAGGAGAGGTTTAAGAAGATGACCAGGGTGTTCTACAAAGAGGCGATGGGAGCAGTAGTGGTCTTTGACATTACAAACAGCTCCACCTTGGAGGCCGCTTCAGAGTGGAAGCAGGACTTGGACAGCAAAGTCTGTCTCGACAGCGGACGTCCGGTCCCTGCTGTCCTGCTGGCCAACAAATGTGACATGGCAGGAAGGGACAGAGACTTGGTGTCCTCCCTGGACAGCTTCTGTAAAGACAACAGCTTCATGGGCTGGTTTGAGACCTCTGCAAAG GACAATATAAATATTGATGAGGCAGGTGCTCTCCTTGTCAAACAAATGATGCTCTGCGACACTGGCCTGTCCAACGAAGAGCACCGCTGGGACGGGATCAAAGTGAACCAGGCTCCCGAGGAGAGTCAGAGCCAGGCATTGTGCTGCTGGGGACCACGGCTCTGA